Genomic segment of Mycolicibacterium psychrotolerans:
GGGTGCACGCGGTGGTGCGTCCCGGGGAGTTGAACCTGATGACGGCCGGTGCAGGCATCTGCCACTCGGAGGTGTCGATCGCCGATGCTCCCGTGCTGCACGGCGCGCAGCTGTGGGTCGCACTGCCCGACTCCGCCCGCGACACCGGCCGCGATTTCGCCCATCACGTGCCGCGGCAGCGCACCGTCGGCGGTGTCACGGCGCGGGTGTTCCTCGGCGAACTCGACGGCGAGCGCTCACCGGTGCACACGTTCACGCCACTGCTCGGGGCGCAGCTCGACATCGACGCGGGCGTGGCGGTGACGCTCGACGTCGACGACGAATACGAGCACGGCGTGCTCGTCGACCAGGGCAGCGTCGAGGCGTGCGGCGCCCTGCTCGCGGTCGCCGACCTGGGCTACCAGGGCACCGGCCACCCCGGCCTGCATCTGGCCAATCGCGGCGACGGCCCCGCGCGGGTGCTGCTGCTCGGCGGTGTTCCTTTCCCGTCGGAGCTCGTGATGTGGTGGAACTTCGTGGGCCGCAGCCATCAGGAGATCGTGGCCTTCCGCGAACAGTGGCAGGCCCGGGACGACCGCTTCGGCGCCGTCACCGGCTACCGCGGCGACGTCTCCCGGCTGCCTGCTCCACCACTGCCGCACGCCACCTTGCGACCGCGACCCAATCCGCGGGTATAGAGAAGGGATGGCCAACGACAGAACCGGGGCGCCGACGGAGGTCGCCGCCGAACCGGACCGCTTCAGCATCTCCGTGGAGGGCCGCACGGTGGGGGTCGCCGATTTCTACGACCGCGACGGTCGACGGGTCTTCCCGCACACCGAGGTCGACCCGCGCTTCCAGGGCCGCGGTCTGGCGACCATTCTCGTCCGTGAGGCACTGGAGGCGACCCGGGCCGCGGGGCTGCGCGTCGTGCCGCAATGCTGGATGGTCGCTGAGTTCATCGACAAGAACCCCGAGTTCGCCGATCTGACAGGAGACCCCTCATGACCACCGACAAGACCGGCGCACCGACCGAGGTCGCGGCCGAACAGGACCGGTTCGCGATCTCCGTCGACGGAAACCAGGCCGGGTTCACCGAGTTCGTCGACCACGAGGGCCGGCGCATCTTTCCGCACACCGTCGTCGACGACGAGTACTCCGGGCGCGGGCTGGCCACGATCCTCATACAGCAGGCGCTCGAAGCCACCCGCGACGCCGGTTTGCGGATCGTCCCGGTGTGCTCGATGGTCGCCGGCTTCCTCGAGAATAACCACGAGTTCGACGACATCGTCGACCCCGTCACCACCGAGGTGAAACGGGTGCTCGCGCAAGGCTGATCACGAACGACGGCCGCTACAGATACTGGGCGGTACTCCCGGAGATCGGCATGCCGCCCAGGCCGAGCTTGCGATGATCCCAGCTGCGCATCCGCGACGGCACCACCCGGACACAGATGCGGTTGTTCATCATCTGGTCGACGAACGGGCGCGCCTCCTCGGTGTACGGGCCGGTGTAGCGCTCCCACACACTGATACCGACCCGCAGGTTGGTCTCCGGATCGTCGTAGATCTCGGCGCTGCCGTCGATCGACACACCCCGCAGCGTGTCGTAGGACAGGCCGTCCTCGACCATCACGGTGATGGTCGGGTCGCGGCGCAGGTTGACGGCCTTCTGCGACTTGGCCTTGGTCTCGAACCAGATCTCGCCGTCGAGCACCGCGTACCACATCGCCACCAGATGCGGCCGGCCGTTCGGCAGGACGGTCGCCATGGTGGCCGTGCGGCTCCGTTCGATGAACTCGGTGATCTCACCGTCGGTCATCACGATCTTCGCGCGTTCGTTCTTGCCCACGATCCGCGATCCTTCCAGGCCGCCTCCCGACAATTCCGCCGGGTAAGTCGTTTGATCATGGGATGCGTGGGCAACGACCACACAGGGGTAGCTACGGGGCGGCCGTAGTCCCAAGGCCTCGTCAGGGTTAAGCAATAGCCCGGCGAGGCCGCCTTCGTTTCCGGGTTTCGAACACACGTGCGATGGGCATCCCCGGTGCGGAGGTGAACGACGATGACAGACAACGGCAATCACGCACCGCAGGAGAACGCCGAGAAGGACCCGTCTCAGTGGGTCACGGGCGAGGAGCCGATGACCGGGGCGCAGCGAAGCTATCTGCACACCCTCGCCCAGGAGGCCGGTGCGGAGATCCCCGAGGACGCCACCAAGGCGCAGGCGTCCGAGTTGATCGACCAACTGCAGCAGCAGACCGGTCGCGGGAACTGAGGGAGGGTCAGTAGAAGAGCACGGGCGGCAGCGGCCGCAGGCCGCCACCACTGGTGCTTCCGGCGAAGCGGACCGGTTCGTCGTACGAGCCGGTGAGGCGCAGCGTCCCGATCCGGCGGAACTCACCCACCGGCGGACTGATCATGAAGCTCAACTCGCTGCCCGCGGCGAACCGCAGATCCCGGCCGGTGGTGTTGGGCCGGGCGCCGAACAGAATCGGTTGCAGCCCGGCCAGATACAGCCACAGCGAGGAATACAGAGGGGCCACCGGATCGCTCGGGAGCACCACGTGGTGCAGCGGTGCGCCGTCTCCCGACGACGCCAGCAGGAAGTCCTGGTGGCGGCCGGCCCCGTAGACGTCGCACAGCTTGATGCACAGCTTGCGGGCCGTCGGGCCGCGGTCGTCGGGACCGGCCTGCACCAGCGCGCGATGCGTGACACCAGGACGTAACGCCGACACCGACGGCACCGCGGCCGTGGAGTCGACGGACAGAGTGGCCTCGAAGGTCTCGCCGGGCGCACTGAACACGTCCCCGCCGTATCCGATCACCGCGGCGGCCGTGTCCCGTACCGCGCGGGCACCGGCGAGCAGGTCTGCCGGATCGGCGATGCGCATGCCCTTCTTCATACCCGGTACCCCGGTGGTGAACGACCGAGCCCTCGCGGTGAGGCGCGGGCGCCGCGCATCTGTGTCACGATCGACAGGTGGGGTGTGCTTCTCGTTCGATCCGTTCGTGCCGGGTATCCACGGCCATCGCCGTCAACCTCGTGCTCGCGTCGCTGGCCATGCCGTCGGCCCTGGCGCAGCCCGCAGGTCCCGAACCGCAACTGCCCGGCCCACCACCGGCCGTGCCGGCCGCGCCGCCTGCGATCGGGCCGCTCGACGCAGCTGCTCCGCCGCCCGGGTGTCCGGATGTGCAGGTGCTTTTCGCGCGCGGCACCACCGAACCCCCGGGACTCGGGGCGATGGGCGAGGCATTCGTCGACGACCTCAAGGCCCGCGTCGGTCCCCGGTCGGTGGCGGTGTACCCCGTCGACTATCCCGCGAGCCCCGACTTCCCCACCGCACTGCAGGGCGTCGTCGACGCCAGCACACAGGTGCAGAAGATCGCGGCAGCGTGCCCCGACACCCACATGGTGCTGGGCGGCTACTCCCAGGGCGCGGCCGTGATGGGCTTCGTGACAACCGAATTGATTCCCGACGGGGTGTCGGCGTCGGAGGTGCCGCAGCCGATGCCGCCCGACATCGCCGACCATGTCGCCGCGGTGGCACTGCTCGGCACACCGTCGGACCGGTTCATGAACGTCATCCAGCAGCCGGCAGTCAAGATCGGCCCGCTGTACCAGCCCAAGACCATCGAGCTGTGCGTGCCGGACGACTTCGTGTGCTCGCCCGGTAACGACATCGGCGCCCACGCCCGCTACATCTCCGACGGTCTGGTTGGTCAGGCGGCGGACTTCGCCGCGGGCAAGATCGCCGCGAGCCCGAAGCCGACGTCCCACGCCGGGTGACGCCGGGCTGACGTCAGCGGTCGGTGAGTGTCGCCTCGAACGCCACCCGATCACCGCGGTACAGCGCACGCACGACCTCGATCGGCACACCGTCCTCATCAACGGATCTGCGGTGCAACAGCAACATCGGCATCGCGGTCGTGGACTCGCTCGGCGGAACCCGCTGGATCGTCACCCTGCCGGCGCTCATCGTGCTCGGCCGGATCCGTGGCCGTGCCGCACTGCGCTGACTCCGTAATGTGTACTGCCGTGCGAAGAAGAGCTCTGTGAACGCCGCTGACACCCACCTCGACGCCGACCTCGTCGTGATCGGCTACGGCAAGGGCGGCAAGACGCTGGCCGCCACGCTGGCCCGGCAAGGCTGGTCGGTGGTCATGGTGGAACGGTCACCGATGATGTACGGCGGCACCTGCATCAACACCGGCTGCGTGCCGACCAAGGCACTCATCTCGCGGTCCGAACACCTGGCGCCCGGCGCCCATCCGCAGCACTACCGGGACGCCGTGGCCGCCACCGCACGCCTCACCTCGACGCTGCGTGCCGCCAACTTCTCCATGCTCGACACGCTCGACAGCGCCACGGTGCTGACCGGTGAGGCGGTGTTCCGGGACGCGCACACCGTCGAGGTGCACACCGCTGACCGCGGCACGGTCACCGTGACCGGCCGCCATCTCGTGGTGGGCACCGGCTCGCACGCCGTCATCCCCGACATTCCGGGTCTGCGCGACGCGCCGAACCTCGCGACGAGCACCGAGATGCTCGTCGAGGACCGGCTGCCCGACCGGCTGGTCGTGCTCGGGGGTGGGTACATCGGCATGGAATTCGCCGCGATGTACGCCGCATACGGCTCCGACGTCACCGTCCTCGAACGCCACGCCGACATCCTCGGGCAGGAGGACTCCGATGTGGCCGCCTGCGCCCGCGAGGTGATGGAGGCCGCAGGCGTGCGGATCGTCACCTCGGCGGTCATCGACCGCGTCGACGACCAGGGCGACGGCACCAGTGCCGTGGCGTTCCACACCGAGGCCGGGCCGGAGACACTGCCGGCCGACACCGTGCTGGTCGCACTCGGGCGCACACCGGCGACCGAGGCGCTGGCGCTGGACCGCGCCGGTGTGAAAGTCACTGCGCGCGGCGCCATCTCGGTCGACGAGCACCTTCGGACCAGCCAACCGCACATCTTCGCCGTCGGCGACGTCAACGGCGGCCCTCAGTTCACCTACGTCTCCCTCGACGATCACCGGATCGTGCTCGACCAGCTCACCGGCAGCGGTGCGCGCAGCACCACCGACCGCAGGGCCGTGCCGTACACCCTGTTCCTGACTCCCCCGCTCTCGCGCGTCGGCCTCACCGAACGCGCGGCCGTCGACGCCGGGCGTTCCGTCAAGACCGCCGCGATGCGCGTCGCCGACATGGCGACGGTGCCGCGCGCCCGCATCGTCGAGGAGACCGCGGGCATGATGAAGGTCGTCGTGGACGCCCACACCGACGAGATCCTCGGTGCGGCGCTGCTGTCCTACGATTCGCACGAGGTGATCAACACCGTCGCGCTCGCGATGCGCCACGGCATCACGGCGTCGCAGTTGCGCGACGAGATCTACACCCATCCGTCGATGACCGAGGCGTTCAACCAGCTCCTCGGCGCACTGCGCTGATCAGCGAATCCCTCAGGGCCGCAACGCGACCCGGATACAGCCGTCGGTCTTGTTCTTGAACATGTCGTAGGCGCGCACCCCGTCCTCGAGCGGCAGGTCGTGGGTGATCAGGATCGACGGGTCGAGATCGCCCTGCTGCACGTAGTCGAAGAACTGCGGGATGTAGCGCTGGCCGTGCTGCTGTGCCGAACGCAGCGTCAGGCCCTTGTTCATCAGTGCGCCCATGGGGAACTTGTCGGTCACCCCGTAGACGCCGAGCACCGAGACGACGCCGCCTTTGCGGCACGCCAGGATGGCCTCGCGCAGGCTGGCGGCGCGGTCGGTCTCCAAGCGCAGCGCCTGCTTGGTGCGGTCGTACACCTGCTGGATGCCGGTGCTGTGGCCTTCCATGCCGACGGCCTCGATCACCGAGTCGGGCCCACGTCCGCCGGTCTTCTCCCTGAGCACCTCGGCCACGCTGTCGACCTCGGCGTAGTTGATCGTTTCGGCACCCAATCGTTCTGCCAGGGTGAGCCTTTCGGGGATCCGGTCGATCGTGATCACCCGGCCGGCACCGTTGAGCAGCGCACTGCGCGCCGCCATCAGACCGACTCCCCCGGCGCCCCACACCGCGACGACGTCGCCGCCGGCGATGTCGCAGAAGTCGGCGCCCATGTACCCGGTCGGCACCGCGTCCGACATGAACAGCGCCTGCTCGTCGGTCACGTAGTCCGGGATCGCGAAGCAGTTCACGTCGCCGAACGGCACCCGCACGAACTGCGCGTGGCTGCCGGCGTAGCCGCCGAACTCGTGGGTGTAGCCGTAGATGCCGGCTGTCGGGGCGCCCAGCACGGGCGCCTGCAGTTCGGCGTTCGGGTTCGTGGTGTCACACAGCGAGTACAGGTCGTGATCGCAGTACCAACAGCTGTTGCACGCGATGAACGACGGCACGACCACCCGGGTGCCGACCCTGATCCCGGTGACCTCGTGGCCCACCTCGACGACCTCGCCCATGAACTCGTGCCCGAAGACGTCGCCCTCCCGCATGCCGGGGATGTAGCCGTCGATGAAGTGCAGGTCCGAGCCGCAGGTGGTGGTCAGGGTGACCGCCACGATGACGTCGTGCGGGTTGAGGATCTCGGGGTCGTCGACGGTTTCCACCGCGAGGTCGTTGACGCCGTTCCACACCAGTGCTCTCATGTCGTTCCTCCTCAGCGCGCCGACGCGCGGGCGCTCGGGTTGCGGACGATGGTCGGGATCTCGCCGGTCATCAACAGTGCTCGGGCCCGGTAGAGGACCTTGAAGGCCAGTGCGCCGGTGAGCGCGCCCGGCCCGGGAGTGCTCAGCCGCGCGATCACCTCGGTGCCGCGATCCGACGGCGCATCGCGGAACGTCAGCGCGACCGACGTCGTGCCGTCTGGCCGGGCGTCGACGAACCGGACGTGGCTGTCGTCGTCGACGCCCACGACGCACTCCCACGCGGTGTCGGAGCCGAACGTCCACCGCTGCCGGTCGGGGCCGATGCTCTCCACGGCGGCGACGTCGCCGAATACTCGGGAGAGCCGGTCGGGGTCGGTGAACAGGGCGACGACCTCGGGGCGGGGACGGCCGATGGTGACGGCCTGGACCGGTGAATCGGCGCCGGCGTGGTCGGTCACTTTCTCGGCGGCCTTGGCCACGAGGTGTTTGGCGTGCTGTCTGGCGCTGTCGATGACGCTCATGAGCTCGCAGCTACCCGGGGCGTACCCGCCGAAACATCCTCGGCGCCGATCGTCAGAATGTGCGCGTCCCGAACCACGTCCATCGCCAGCGTGCGGTAGCCGAACTCGTCGAAAAGCACAGTGATGCGGTCGGATTCGCCGCTGATGACCACTCCGTGGCCCCACTCGCGGTGCTCGACGGGGGTGTTCGGCGGCACGGCCGGTTGCTCGTCTGTCAGCGGATGCCCCCGTCCGGCCCTGTCTTCGCAGCTGTCGCAGTTGCCGCACGGATGGGCCATCAGCTCGCCGAAGTAACCGAGCAGGTTGCGGCGCCGGCAGTCGGTGGTCTCGGCGTAGCCGCGCATCATCTCGACGCGGGTGCGGTCGACCCGTTCGGTCGCCTCGGTGATGCGGACTGCCCGCGCGAGCACCTGCTGCACGTCCTCGTCGACCGCGGTGAACCCGCGGCGCCCCGACCTGACGGCGGCCGCCTGCTCGAGCAGGTTTACCGCCTGGGTCAGCGCGCGGCCGCTGATGCCGGTGTCGTCGCTCAGTTGTCTGAGGCGCTTGGGCGTGGTGGTCGACAGCGCCCCGAACACCGCCGTGAGGCGCTCCTCGTCGGCGTGCGCAGTCATGAAGAACTTCGCCAGCGACAGGTCCTCGGGGCGGTAGAACAGCCGCGCCACCGCGTCCCGCCCGTCCCGGCCGGCGCGGCCCACCTGCTGGTAGTAGCTGTCCACCGAGTCCGGGATCGACGCGTGCACGACGAAGCGGACATCCGCCTTGTCGATGCCCATGCCGAACGCGGATGTGGCGACGACGACGTCGATGTCGTCGTCCCGGAAGGCGCGGTGCACCTCGTCGCGGTCGGCCGCGCGCAGTCCGGCGTGGTACGCGCCCGCGGCGACACCCCGCTCGCGCAATGCCGCGGCGCAGCGCTCGGCGTCCTTGCGGGTGGCGGTGTACACGAGGCCGGGGCCCGCCAGCGCGGCCACCGCGTCGAGGACGGCGGCGCGCTTGTCCCGGTCGTCGACGTGGTGCTCGACCTCGAGCCGGATGTTCGGCCGGTCGAACCCGGTGGCGATCACGGCGGGATCGCGCATGCCCAGGTGGCTGACGATGTCAGCACGCACCACTGGTGACGCTGTCGCGGTCAGCGCCACCACGGGCGCTCCGCCCAGTCGCCGCACCGCATCGGCCAGCCGCAGATAGCTCGGCCGGAAGTCGTGGCCCCATGCCGACACACAATGCGCCTCGTCGACCACGACCATCGCCAGCTCGACCGCCGAAAGCCGGTCGATCACCTCGTCTTTGAGCATCTGCTCCGGTGCGAGGAACACGTACTCGGCCTCGCCCGCCCGCACCGCTTCCCAGCTGCGCTCGGTGCGCCCGGCACTCTGGCGCGAATTCACCGCCACCGCATCGGGCGCGGCCGTGTCGTTCAGGTTCTCGATCTGGTCCTGCTGCAAGGCGATCAGCGGCGAGACCACCACCGTCACGCCGGGCATCAGGATGGCGGGCACCTGATAGATCGCCGACTTTCCCGACCCCGTCGGCATCACGGCCAGCACGTCGCGGCCGCCGCTCACGGCCTCCATCCCGTCGAGTTGCTCGTCGCGCAGCGTCCAGCCGAACACGCGACCGGCGGCCTCCTGCAGGTCACTTCGTCGAATCACGGCCCCGCCCATACCCGGGCGCGGCCCGCTCAACCGGGGCATCACCGGACGTGTCGATCGTCGTCGCGCGGGTATTCGTCTCCGCGTGCAAACCCTGGAGATGACTGTCCTCGATCCCCGCACCGGCGACACGGTCGCGCGTGTCCCGATCGCCGGTGCGGCCGACTGCGACGCAGCGGTGGGCCGTGCGCGAACGGCGTCGGCGGCGTGGGCGCGGACACCGGCTGCCGATCGGGCAGCCGCGGTGGCTGCGGCGGCCGACGCCGTCGCCGCGGCGGCGGACGAACTCGCCGAGCTCAATCAGCGCGAGACCGGAAAGCCTCGCGACGACGCCCTCGGCGGGGTGGAAGCCGGGATCGGAACGCTGCGCCAGTACGCCCAACTGGGACCTGTGCACCGCGGCCGCAGTCTGCTCGGCGGGCCGGCGGCCATCGATGTGATGGTGCCCGAACCCCGCGGGGTCGTCGCGGTGCTGACGCCGTGGAACGACCCTGTCGCCGTGGCCGCTGGACTGATCGGCGCGGCACTGGTGACCGGCAACACCGTCGTGCACAAGCCGAGCGAGCGTTGCCCGCGCACCGGGCGACGGTTCGCCGAACTGGTCGCCGCGGCGCTGCCCGACGGCGTGCTGGAGATCGTCGACGGGGACGGGCCCGTCGGCGCGCAGTTGGCCGGCGACGAGCGCATCGACGTGGTCGCCCATGTCGGGAGCAGTTCCACGGGCCGCGCCATCGCGCAAGCCTGCGCGGCGCACGGCGCCAAGGCGCTGCTGGAGAACGGCGGCAACGACGCGCTCATCGTCGACGACGACGTGTCACCCCGCTGGGCGGCCGAGCAAGCAGCGCAGGGCGCCTTCGCCAATGCCGGTCAGATCTGCGTGGCCGTCGAGCGGATCTATGTCGTGGAATCCCTGGCCGAGGCCTTCGTCGACGCCCTGGTGGCTGAGGCGCACTGTTGGAACGACCGCATCGGCCCGCTCGTCGACGAGCGGCACCGCGTGCTCGTACACAGTCATGTCACCGACGCGGTGCGTCGCGGCGCCCGCGTGCTGGTGGGCGGCGAACCGCGGCCGGGTCCCGGCACGTTCTACCCGCCGACGGTGCTGACCGGGTGCACGCCGGACATGGCACTGTTCGCCGAGGAGACGTTCGGGCCGATCGCGCCGGTGCGGGTGGTGCCGGACTTCGCCACGGCGCTGGCCGAGGCCGCCGACGACCGCTACGGGTTGGCCGCCACGGTGCTGACCGCCGACATGGCGCACGCCCAGGAGGCCTGGCACGCACTGCCGGTGGGGACCGTGAAGATCAACGCGGTGTTCGGTGGCGCGCCCGGCGGGTCCGCCGAGCCGCGTCGCGCCAGTGGCTCGGGCATCGGATACGGGCCCGAACTGCTCGAGGAGATGACGGCGATGAAAGTGGTGCACTGGTCACCGCCGGGCCAATAGATCCGCCCAACAACCATTTTCGAGAAAGGACGGCCGCGATGCCGAAGACCACCAAGTCGGGTAAGGCCAAGGAACGCGAACTGCCCAGCACACTGCAGAAATCCGACGACAAGGCGAAGCGCACCTTCGCCAAGGCCCATGACGCCGCCGCCGACGAGTACGGCGAGGGCGAGCGGGCTCACCGCGTGGCCTACAGCGCGCTCAAGCACAGCTACGAGAAGGTCGGCGACCACTGGGAGAAGAAGGACCAGCGCGGGCCCTCCGACGACCGGGCGGAAAGCGGAGGACCACGGGCGTCGGGCGAGACCGCCGAGGGCGTCAACGCCAACGCCACCAAAAAGCACCTCACCGATATCGCCAAGCGGCTGAACATCACGGGCCGCTCGAAGATGTCGAAAGACGAGCTGGTGGAAGAAATCAAGAAGGCGAACC
This window contains:
- a CDS encoding SRPBCC family protein → MSVIDSARQHAKHLVAKAAEKVTDHAGADSPVQAVTIGRPRPEVVALFTDPDRLSRVFGDVAAVESIGPDRQRWTFGSDTAWECVVGVDDDSHVRFVDARPDGTTSVALTFRDAPSDRGTEVIARLSTPGPGALTGALAFKVLYRARALLMTGEIPTIVRNPSARASAR
- a CDS encoding DUF3072 domain-containing protein; the protein is MTDNGNHAPQENAEKDPSQWVTGEEPMTGAQRSYLHTLAQEAGAEIPEDATKAQASELIDQLQQQTGRGN
- a CDS encoding aldehyde dehydrogenase family protein; this encodes MTVLDPRTGDTVARVPIAGAADCDAAVGRARTASAAWARTPAADRAAAVAAAADAVAAAADELAELNQRETGKPRDDALGGVEAGIGTLRQYAQLGPVHRGRSLLGGPAAIDVMVPEPRGVVAVLTPWNDPVAVAAGLIGAALVTGNTVVHKPSERCPRTGRRFAELVAAALPDGVLEIVDGDGPVGAQLAGDERIDVVAHVGSSSTGRAIAQACAAHGAKALLENGGNDALIVDDDVSPRWAAEQAAQGAFANAGQICVAVERIYVVESLAEAFVDALVAEAHCWNDRIGPLVDERHRVLVHSHVTDAVRRGARVLVGGEPRPGPGTFYPPTVLTGCTPDMALFAEETFGPIAPVRVVPDFATALAEAADDRYGLAATVLTADMAHAQEAWHALPVGTVKINAVFGGAPGGSAEPRRASGSGIGYGPELLEEMTAMKVVHWSPPGQ
- a CDS encoding pyridoxamine 5'-phosphate oxidase family protein; protein product: MGKNERAKIVMTDGEITEFIERSRTATMATVLPNGRPHLVAMWYAVLDGEIWFETKAKSQKAVNLRRDPTITVMVEDGLSYDTLRGVSIDGSAEIYDDPETNLRVGISVWERYTGPYTEEARPFVDQMMNNRICVRVVPSRMRSWDHRKLGLGGMPISGSTAQYL
- a CDS encoding cutinase family protein; its protein translation is MGCASRSIRSCRVSTAIAVNLVLASLAMPSALAQPAGPEPQLPGPPPAVPAAPPAIGPLDAAAPPPGCPDVQVLFARGTTEPPGLGAMGEAFVDDLKARVGPRSVAVYPVDYPASPDFPTALQGVVDASTQVQKIAAACPDTHMVLGGYSQGAAVMGFVTTELIPDGVSASEVPQPMPPDIADHVAAVALLGTPSDRFMNVIQQPAVKIGPLYQPKTIELCVPDDFVCSPGNDIGAHARYISDGLVGQAADFAAGKIAASPKPTSHAG
- a CDS encoding ChaB family protein, which encodes MPKTTKSGKAKERELPSTLQKSDDKAKRTFAKAHDAAADEYGEGERAHRVAYSALKHSYEKVGDHWEKKDQRGPSDDRAESGGPRASGETAEGVNANATKKHLTDIAKRLNITGRSKMSKDELVEEIKKANRRESRKSRG
- a CDS encoding GNAT family N-acetyltransferase yields the protein MANDRTGAPTEVAAEPDRFSISVEGRTVGVADFYDRDGRRVFPHTEVDPRFQGRGLATILVREALEATRAAGLRVVPQCWMVAEFIDKNPEFADLTGDPS
- a CDS encoding zinc-dependent alcohol dehydrogenase, translated to MRALVWNGVNDLAVETVDDPEILNPHDVIVAVTLTTTCGSDLHFIDGYIPGMREGDVFGHEFMGEVVEVGHEVTGIRVGTRVVVPSFIACNSCWYCDHDLYSLCDTTNPNAELQAPVLGAPTAGIYGYTHEFGGYAGSHAQFVRVPFGDVNCFAIPDYVTDEQALFMSDAVPTGYMGADFCDIAGGDVVAVWGAGGVGLMAARSALLNGAGRVITIDRIPERLTLAERLGAETINYAEVDSVAEVLREKTGGRGPDSVIEAVGMEGHSTGIQQVYDRTKQALRLETDRAASLREAILACRKGGVVSVLGVYGVTDKFPMGALMNKGLTLRSAQQHGQRYIPQFFDYVQQGDLDPSILITHDLPLEDGVRAYDMFKNKTDGCIRVALRP
- a CDS encoding FAD-dependent oxidoreductase translates to MNAADTHLDADLVVIGYGKGGKTLAATLARQGWSVVMVERSPMMYGGTCINTGCVPTKALISRSEHLAPGAHPQHYRDAVAATARLTSTLRAANFSMLDTLDSATVLTGEAVFRDAHTVEVHTADRGTVTVTGRHLVVGTGSHAVIPDIPGLRDAPNLATSTEMLVEDRLPDRLVVLGGGYIGMEFAAMYAAYGSDVTVLERHADILGQEDSDVAACAREVMEAAGVRIVTSAVIDRVDDQGDGTSAVAFHTEAGPETLPADTVLVALGRTPATEALALDRAGVKVTARGAISVDEHLRTSQPHIFAVGDVNGGPQFTYVSLDDHRIVLDQLTGSGARSTTDRRAVPYTLFLTPPLSRVGLTERAAVDAGRSVKTAAMRVADMATVPRARIVEETAGMMKVVVDAHTDEILGAALLSYDSHEVINTVALAMRHGITASQLRDEIYTHPSMTEAFNQLLGALR
- a CDS encoding RecQ family ATP-dependent DNA helicase; the encoded protein is MGGAVIRRSDLQEAAGRVFGWTLRDEQLDGMEAVSGGRDVLAVMPTGSGKSAIYQVPAILMPGVTVVVSPLIALQQDQIENLNDTAAPDAVAVNSRQSAGRTERSWEAVRAGEAEYVFLAPEQMLKDEVIDRLSAVELAMVVVDEAHCVSAWGHDFRPSYLRLADAVRRLGGAPVVALTATASPVVRADIVSHLGMRDPAVIATGFDRPNIRLEVEHHVDDRDKRAAVLDAVAALAGPGLVYTATRKDAERCAAALRERGVAAGAYHAGLRAADRDEVHRAFRDDDIDVVVATSAFGMGIDKADVRFVVHASIPDSVDSYYQQVGRAGRDGRDAVARLFYRPEDLSLAKFFMTAHADEERLTAVFGALSTTTPKRLRQLSDDTGISGRALTQAVNLLEQAAAVRSGRRGFTAVDEDVQQVLARAVRITEATERVDRTRVEMMRGYAETTDCRRRNLLGYFGELMAHPCGNCDSCEDRAGRGHPLTDEQPAVPPNTPVEHREWGHGVVISGESDRITVLFDEFGYRTLAMDVVRDAHILTIGAEDVSAGTPRVAASS
- a CDS encoding pirin family protein — encoded protein: MSNTDAAPSEVDCAPSTFAGVLHPREVPLGGPRAIRVRRTLPQRDRSLIGAWCFADHYGPHDLRGGPGMDVPPHPHTGLQTVSWLFSGQIEHRDSAGVHAVVRPGELNLMTAGAGICHSEVSIADAPVLHGAQLWVALPDSARDTGRDFAHHVPRQRTVGGVTARVFLGELDGERSPVHTFTPLLGAQLDIDAGVAVTLDVDDEYEHGVLVDQGSVEACGALLAVADLGYQGTGHPGLHLANRGDGPARVLLLGGVPFPSELVMWWNFVGRSHQEIVAFREQWQARDDRFGAVTGYRGDVSRLPAPPLPHATLRPRPNPRV
- a CDS encoding GNAT family N-acetyltransferase, coding for MTTDKTGAPTEVAAEQDRFAISVDGNQAGFTEFVDHEGRRIFPHTVVDDEYSGRGLATILIQQALEATRDAGLRIVPVCSMVAGFLENNHEFDDIVDPVTTEVKRVLAQG